The following is a genomic window from Coriobacteriia bacterium.
CCCGGGGAAGGGAGTCGTCATCACCGGATGCGCCGAGACGTCGAGCCGGTCGCACAGCTCCAGCACCGAATCGAAGTCCCGAAGATGGTCAGCGCGGCTCCCGACCATCATGAAGAGCATGACGTCGATGCCGTGCGAGCGGATGCGCTTGATGGCGTCGATACGGTCGCGGCCCTGCTTGTTCGTCGCCTTGAGCTCGGCGAGCACCTCGGGACTCGGTGACTCGAAGCCCACCATGGCGGCGGTCATCCCCGCCGACCGGGCTGCGTCGAGCAGCTCGTCGGCGCGAGAGTTCTGCACCGTGGCGAGGTCGCCGGAGCCGAACCACCACTTGTTGTGGATGGTGCGACCCATCTCCTTGTAGAGCTCGATGGAGCGGCTCTGGTCGACGCCCCAGACGTTGTCGTCGATGTTCCAGAACATGTGCTTGCTGCTCGTCGCCACCTCGGCGACGACGTCGTCGATCGGACGCATGCGCACGACATGACCGAAGTTCTCGTGGACCGAGCAGAACGCGCAGGAGTGCGGACAGCCTCGGCTGGTGAAGAAGGAGCCGAAAGCGTAGAAGTCGGGAAGCAGGTCCGTCCGCGGACGTGGCAGGTCCTCCAGCGGCGCGTACGGGCCGTCGTACCGGAGCCTCAAGCGGCGTGCGGCGGCATCGAAGAGGATGTCGCCCCAGATCGTCTCCGCCTCGCCCACGACAATGGCGTCCGCGTGAGCGGACGCTTCGTCGGGAAGCGCGTGGACGTGGATACCGCCGAGGATGACCTGGATGCCGCGCGCCCGAAGCGCGTCGGCGGTGCGATAGGCCCACGGCGCCTGGGGCGTGAGGACCGTCATGCCGACGACGTCGGCGTCGCACGTCTCGGGATCGAAATCACGAAGGTTTGCGTCGACCAGCGTCATGTCGGTACCCGGGCGCACCACGTCGGTCAGTCCGGCGAGGTACTCCAGGACCGGTGGAGCGATCGGAAGCCCTTTGGA
Proteins encoded in this region:
- a CDS encoding radical SAM protein, with the protein product MKITFISPPFGEGGQKSKGLPIAPPVLEYLAGLTDVVRPGTDMTLVDANLRDFDPETCDADVVGMTVLTPQAPWAYRTADALRARGIQVILGGIHVHALPDEASAHADAIVVGEAETIWGDILFDAAARRLRLRYDGPYAPLEDLPRPRTDLLPDFYAFGSFFTSRGCPHSCAFCSVHENFGHVVRMRPIDDVVAEVATSSKHMFWNIDDNVWGVDQSRSIELYKEMGRTIHNKWWFGSGDLATVQNSRADELLDAARSAGMTAAMVGFESPSPEVLAELKATNKQGRDRIDAIKRIRSHGIDVMLFMMVGSRADHLRDFDSVLELCDRLDVSAHPVMTTPFPGTDLYRQYTPHLIPGMDWDLFDGNHATFYHDDPEMTPQARESAVLRLRADLFTWPRMLRRVGQISAKGFPMAHITSFMVQYPQGRAFKEFASAHEQVLAELPTLEPVQVRGGQDVSR